From Drosophila virilis strain 15010-1051.87 chromosome X, Dvir_AGI_RSII-ME, whole genome shotgun sequence, the proteins below share one genomic window:
- the LOC6634462 gene encoding nose resistant to fluoxetine protein 6, whose amino-acid sequence MLVLILLALLAAQTELVGGLESGSLLLDLTQLAAGNVTRGTTTCVEQLRALHNAWQQGHSWALKAFDASGSGYHNLMLGNSLWLGNRWTCRALNEQLLQEFTQRQEQLLRQRAPFAHDYRVVYLHANSPWQLALTVKQPPLLHIGLCVPRSCDQPQLEQLLRQSLRHLERLALRPELVYTKQPEATGSYFAGPAFRWLLLLLSASLLLLLLGRSRLAGTSRYVACFDVATNWRRLWQPPAADHTPEIAVINGLRVCSASVLLGVHVVWYQFFSVHHSAQLAAKLTELAYLAGALEVFFVVSGFLTVSNFMRNDALQRSIASDTLGGNVRRFGRQLAQRYLRLAPLQLIVVLLSVLSFGYHREMSVFHLIEPLDELCERHWWRNLLFVQNLYPNKEMCCNWTWSLGCDMQFHIMAMLLLYMHTRYPQLVRRLVLMLLLANVLYTVLLQIVLDVPTTFEALYGIGDWLYTNPLVRMLAYLIGGIYGYAHARGLVEPFVALFPNKLAKCALAGVAVWLASRLQVLQLASPALVGCGFVLLRGAISTATAHLIWCSFRIDGCTRVTRWLVHFLELDWFQRLNRLSYALYLLNPLIILNLYYSLSDAIPADVGLLASLAIGIAFLPLVNVVFITDLPVRGTFGYSFSILCSVDSVLRAAL is encoded by the exons ATGTTGGTGCTAATCCTCTTGGCGCTGCTCGCAGCGCAGACTGAGCTGGTCGGCGGCCTGGAGTCGGGCTCACTGCTGCTGGACTTGACCCAGCTGGCGGCGGGCAATGTCACGCGAGGGACGACAACCTGTGTGGAGCAGCTGCGAGCGCTTCATAACGCCTGGCAGCAGGGGCACAGCTGGGCGCTAAAAG CTTTCGATGCGTCCGGCAGCGGTTATCACAATTTGATGTTGGGCAACAGCCTTTGGCTGGGCAATCGCTGGACCTGTCGCGCCCTCaacgagcagctgctgcaggagTTTACCCAGCGccaggagcagctgctgcgccagCGGGCGCCCTTTGCCCACGATTATCGTGTGGTCTATCTGCATGCCAATTCGCCCTGGCAGCTGGCTCTGACCGTCAAgcagccgccgctgctgcacaTCGGCCTCTGCGTGCCGCGCAGCTGTGATCAGccgcagctggagcagctgctgcgccagTCGCTGCGGCACTTGGAACGCCTGGCGCTGCGGCCCGAGCTGGTGTACACCAAGCAGCCGGAGGCGACTGGCAGCTACTTTGCCGGTCCGGCCTTTCGCtggctactgctgctgctgtcggccagcctgctgctgctgttgctcggCCGCAGCCGCTTGGCCGGCACCAGCCGGTACGTTGCCTGCTTCGATGTGGCCACCAACTGGCGGCGTCTGTGGCAGCCGCCCGCGGCGGACCACACGCCCGAAATCGCCGTCATCAATGGACTGCGCGTCTGCAGCGCCAGCGTTCTGCTCGGCGTTCATGTGGTCTGGTATCAGTTCTTTTCGGTGCATCATTCAGCGCAGCTGGCCGCCAAGCTGACCGAGCTCGCTTACCTGGCGGGCGCATTGGAGGTGTTCTTTGTCGTCAG CGGCTTTCTGACCGTCTCTAACTTCATGCGGAACGACGCACTGCAGCGCTCCATTGCGTCGGACACGCTGGGCGGCAATGTGCGGCGCTTTGGGCGTCAGCTGGCGCAACGGTATCTGCGTCTGGCACCGCTGCAGTTGATCGTCGTGCTGCTGTCCGTGCTGAGCTTCGGCTATCATCGGGAGATGTCGGTTTTCCATCTGATCGAGCCGTTGGATGAGCTCTGCGAGCGGCATTGGTGGCGCAATTTGCTCTTTGTCCAGAATCTGTATCCAAACAAGGAGATGTGCTGCAATTGGACCTGGTCCCTGGGCTGCGATATGCAGTTCCACATTATGGCCATGCTGCTGCTCTACATGCACACGAG ATATCCACAGCTCGTGCGGCGTCTGGTGCTGATGCTGCTTTTGGCCAATGTGCTGTACACGGTGCTGTTGCAGATCGTGCTCGATGTGCCCACCACATTCGAGGCCCTGTACGGCATCGGCGATTGGCTGTACACGAATCCTCTGGTGCGCATGCTCGCCTACCTCATCGGCGGTATTTATGGCTATGCGCATGCGCGCGGCTTGGTCGAACCTTTTGTTGCCCTGTTTCCCAACAAGCTGGCCAAGTGTGCCCTCGCTGGCGTAGCCGTATGGCTGGCCAGTCGGTTGCAGGTCCTGCAGCTGGCCAGTCCGGCTCTGGTGGGCTGCGGCTTCGTGCTGCTGCGTGGAGCAATATCCACGGCGACGGCGCATCTCATTTGGTGCAGCTTTCGCATAGATGGGTGCACGAGGGTTACGCGTTGGCTGGTGCATTTTCTAGAGTTGGATTGGTTTCAGCGTCTCAACCGCCTGAGCTATGCATTATATTTACTGAACCCCCTGATCATACTTAATTTATACTACTCTCTCAGCGATGCAATTCCAGCGGATGTTGGCCTTTTGGCAAGTTTGGCTATTGGCATTGCCTTTTTACCACTTGTTAACGTTGTTTTTATTACAGATCTACCTGTGCGTGGCACATTTGGTTATAGTTTTAGTATTCTCTGTTCCGTTGACTCTGTTCTTCGAGCTGCCCTTTAA
- the Syx16 gene encoding syntaxin-16, with the protein MTSRNLTEVFVIMRNNASKNRNHYDDRRGSDSERLLKHTVREAEEGLEMQDDYGTPPVWLDKFEEAQYTMSKIKPKLDELGSLHARHLLRPTFDDQRDDECEIEVLSQIVAKLIASTHRHIQCVRSSLGVGSKVEQRLTANAVHCALLQLQDLTVKFRSSQNAYLLQLNSREERSQKYFDNNEFTNVELGNFANGNEPNDEPANFVDTFDNFLQPLDGLGTTGAGSLGKSNANTYLFEDDEQEIDDHFKKPVANRMTQQQLLLFEEENSRLAEHREREVTKIVKSIYDLNDIFKDLGHMVQEQGTVLDRIDYNVEQTQTRVSEGLRQLQRAEMYQRKNRKMCIILVLAAVTFLMLLLLILTKL; encoded by the exons ATGACTTCGCGCAACCTAACGGAGGTGTTTGTTATCATGCGCAATAATGCCAGCAAGAATCGTAATCATTATGACGATCGG CGTGGCAGCGATTCGGAGCGTTTGCTCAAGCACACAGTACGCGAGGCCGAGGAGGGCCTAGAGATGCAGGATGATTACGGCACGCCGCCCGTTTGGCTGGATAAATTCGAGGAGGCGCAATACACCATGTCCAA AATCAAGCCCAAATTGGATGAGCTGGGCTCGCTGCATGCGCGCCACCTGCTGCGACCCACCTTCGATGACCAAAGAGACGATGAGTGCGAAATTGAGGTGCTGAGCCAGATTGTGGCCAAGCTGATCGCCAGCACCCATCGCCATATACAGTGCGTACGCTCGAGCCTGGGCGTGGGCAGCAAAGTCGAACAGCGACTGACAGCCAATGCGGTGCACTGTGCCCTGCTTCAGCTGCAGGATCTGACTGTCAAGTTTCGGAGCAGCCAAAATGCGTACCTGCTGCAGTTAAACTCACGCGAGGAGCGCTCCCAAAAGTACTTTGACAACAACGAGTTTACCAATGTCGAACTGGGCAACTTTGCCAACGGAAACGAACCCAACGACGAGCCAGCAAATTTTGTGGACACCTTTGATAATTTCCTGCAGCCTCTGGATGGCTTGGGCACAACAGGTGCTGGCAGCCTGGGCAAAAGCAATGCGAATACGTATCTCTTTGAGGATGATGAGCAGGAGATCGATGATCATTTCAAGAAGCCGGTGGCAAATCGGATgacacaacaacagctgctgctgttcgagGAGGAGAACTCACGTCTCGCTGAGCATCGCGAACGCGAGGTGACCAAAATCGTCAAATCCATATACGATCTCAACGATATCTTCAAAGATCTGGGCCATATGGTGCAGGAACAGGGCACCGTACTGGATCGCATCGATTACAACGTCGAACAGACACAGACACGCGTCTCCGAGGGCCTGCGCCAGCTGCAGCGTGCGGAAATGTATCAGCGCAAGAATCGCAAAATGTGCATCATTCTCGTGCTGGCGGCAGTCACCttcctgatgctgctgctcctgatcCTAACCAAGCTGTAG
- the l(1)G0004 gene encoding RNA-binding protein pno1: MPEMEVENIQVDKFVPAKKAQKRSAHANTDDVEMLVDAATGIEGAERASSSGQAPPRAKRIRSELRKVSVPPHRYSSLKEHWMKIFTPVVEHMKLQIRFNMKARQVELRIGPETPDISNLQKGADFVKAFLCGFEVDDALALLRLEDLFIETFEIKDVKTLRGDHQSRAIGRLAGKGGRTKFTIENVTKTRIVLADSKIHILGSYQNIQLARRAICNLILGSPPSKVYGNLRAVASRLSERM, translated from the coding sequence ATGCCCGAAATGGAGGTGGAAAATATACAAGTGGATAAGTTTGTGCCCGCCAAGAAGGCGCAAAAGCGCAGCGCCCATGCAAACACAGACGACGTCGAAATGCTGGTGGACGCGGCCACGGGCATCGAGGGAGCAGAGcgtgccagcagcagcggccagGCGCCGCCACGGGCCAAGCGGATAAGGAGCGAGCTGCGCAAGGTGTCGGTGCCGCCGCACCGATACTCCTCGTTGAAGGAGCACTGGATGAAGATCTTTACGCCGGTTGTGGAGCACATGAAGCTGCAGATACGCTTCAATATGAAGGCGCGCCAGGTGGAGCTGCGCATCGGGCCGGAGACGCCCGATATATCGAATCTGCAGAAGGGCGCCGATTTTGTTAAGGCCTTCCTGTGCGGCTTTGAGGTGGACGACGCCCTGGCGCTGCTCCGTCTCGAGGATCTGTTCATTGAGACATTCGAAATCAAGGATGTGAAGACGCTGCGCGGCGATCATCAGTCCCGCGCGATCGGACGACTCGCCGGCAAGGGCGGACGCACCAAGTTCACCATCGAGAACGTGACCAAGACTCGCATTGTGCTCGCCGACAGCAAGATCCACATTCTGGGCAGCTATCAGAATATTCAACTGGCACGTCGCGCCATCTGCAACCTGATCCTCGGCTCGCCGCCCAGCAAAGTCTATGGCAATCTGCGCGCTGTCGCGTCCCGCCTCTCGGAGCGCATGTAA
- the Inx6 gene encoding innexin inx6, with amino-acid sequence MYAAVKPLSKYLRLKTVRIYDPIFTLHSKCTIVILLTCTFLLSAKQYFGEPILCLSSTKHTEYVQSYCWTMGTYILPLENDTIDASKPVPELALLEHQQQRLALNRSGMRALLANNEHYARIISIAEGVGPETRGVTKRMYLRYYQWVFMILLFQSLLFYFPSYLWKVWEGQRMEQLCCEIGDALILEDTYRMRLRMLTKYFRARFSAIHCCYAIKYAFCELLNLIISVLNFWLMDIIFNGFWHKYIHALAAIPVYDWNLWNLMTSRVFPKVAKCEMFIYGPSGSPNVLDILCVLPLNILNEKLFAVLYVWFLFIAMLAAINILYRLLLVCCPELRLQLLRTHLRGMPKAHVRQVLANAGYGDWFVLMSVSINVNPSLFRDLLEQLYAEHAMAAALVAANSKTADIQAGQDPDDDQDNGSTTSEGSLTTAPTAPALNLPVDTYYTESHV; translated from the exons ATGTACGCCGCCGTTAAGCCGCTCTCCAAATATCTGCGCCTCAAGACGGTGCGCATCTACGATCCGATATTTACGCTGCACTCCAAGTGCACGATTGTCATCCTGTTGACCTGCACATTTTTACTATCGGCCAAACAATATTTCGGCGAGCCGATACTCTGCCTCAGCTCAACGAAGCATACGGAATATGTGCAGTCATATTGCTGGACCATGGGCACCTATATACTGCCACTGGAGAACGATACCATCGATGCCAGCAAACCGGTGCCGGAGCTGGCCCTGCTcgagcatcagcagcagcgactAGCGCTCAATAGGAGCGGCATGCGCGCCCTCTTGGCCAATAATGAGCACTATGCTCGCATCATATCGATAGCGGAGGGCGTGGGACCCGAGACGCGGGGCGTTACGAAACGCATGTATTTGCGTTATTATCAGTGGGTTTTTATGATATTGCTCTTTCAGTCGCTGCTCTTCTACTTTCCCTCGTACCTGTGGAAGGTGTGGGAGGGGCAGCGTATGGAGCAACTTTGCTGCGAAATCGGAGACGCTCTCATTCTCGAGGACACATATCGAATGCGGCTGCGTATGCTCACGAAATACTTTCGGGCACGCTTCTCGGCCATCCATTGCTGTTATGCCATCAAGTATGCCTTCTGCGAGCTGCTCAATCTGATCATAAGC GTGCTCAACTTTTGGCTCATGGATATCATCTTTAACGGTTTCTGGCACAAGTATATACATGCTCTGGCCGCGATACCCGTATACGACTGGAACCTGTGGAATCTGATGACATCGCGCGTCTTTCCCAAGGTGGCCAAGTGCGAGATGTTCATCTATGGACCGAGCGGTTCACCAAATGTGCTGGACATACTCTGCGTGCTGCCGCTCAACATACTCAACGAGAAGCTCTTTGCCGTGCTCTATGTGTGGTTCCTCTTCATTGCCATGTTGGCAGCCATCAATATTCTGTATCGTCTGTTGCTTGTCTGCTGTCCGGAGCTGCGTCTGCAGCTATTGCGCACCCATTTGCGCGGCATGCCCAAGGCCCATGTGCGTCAGGTGTTGGCCAACGCCGGCTACGGCGATTGGTTTGTCCTCATGAGCGTCAGCATCAATGTGAATCCGTCGCTCTTTCGCGATCTGCTTGAGCAGCTGTACGCGGAGCACGCGATGGCCGCCGCCCTCGTCGCCGCGAACTCAAAGACAGCGGATATACAGGCTGGCCAGGATCCTGACGATGATCAGGACAATGGCAGCACCACCTCAGAGGGCTCACTCACGACCGCACCCACAGCGCCCGCCCTTAACCTGCCGGTGGACACCTACTATACGGAGAGCCATGTCTAA